In Phormidium yuhuli AB48, one genomic interval encodes:
- the ureA gene encoding urease subunit gamma, with amino-acid sequence MQLSPQEKDKLLIFTAALLAERRKAKGLKLNYPEAVAYITAGILEGAREGRSVAELMQFGKTLLSREDVMEGIAEMVAEVQVEATFPDGTKLVTVHEPII; translated from the coding sequence ATGCAACTGTCTCCTCAAGAAAAAGATAAACTGCTGATTTTCACAGCGGCGTTATTAGCCGAACGTCGCAAAGCCAAAGGTTTAAAACTCAACTATCCTGAAGCCGTGGCCTATATTACAGCGGGGATTTTAGAGGGGGCCCGGGAGGGGCGATCGGTGGCGGAGTTAATGCAATTTGGCAAAACCCTCCTTTCCCGTGAAGATGTCATGGAGGGAATTGCTGAAATGGTGGCAGAAGTACAAGTCGAGGCCACCTTCCCCGACGGGACAAAATTGGTCACCGTTCACGAGCCAATTATTTAA
- a CDS encoding urease accessory protein UreF: MSSLLNLLQLTSPALPLGGYNYSEGLETLVEQQRIQDAAQLGRWLEVELEFGAIAVEGAMVLRAYQALLNSDIPTLVYWNHWLSASRDCRERQQQSWQMGNSLLRLLLELQNTSPQLPSLETCRRELAPNCNLAIAYALAVAHWKIPLEDAILGYLHSWSSNLIGAGVKLIPLGQTSGQRLIQELQPVLEACCQRLLSLGDEDLFACTWGASLASMQHETLYSRLFRS; this comes from the coding sequence ATGTCATCATTACTTAATCTACTGCAATTAACCAGTCCCGCCTTGCCTCTGGGGGGGTATAACTACTCAGAAGGCTTAGAAACCCTGGTGGAACAGCAACGGATTCAGGATGCGGCCCAACTGGGGCGTTGGTTGGAGGTGGAGTTAGAGTTTGGGGCGATCGCCGTCGAGGGGGCGATGGTCCTGCGAGCCTATCAAGCCCTGCTAAACTCAGATATCCCCACGTTAGTCTATTGGAACCATTGGTTAAGTGCCAGTCGTGACTGCCGCGAACGACAACAGCAAAGTTGGCAAATGGGCAATTCCTTACTGCGTCTGTTGCTGGAGTTGCAGAACACCTCGCCGCAACTGCCGAGTTTAGAGACGTGTCGCCGGGAATTAGCCCCGAACTGTAATCTGGCGATCGCCTACGCCCTAGCGGTGGCCCATTGGAAAATCCCCCTAGAAGATGCCATACTGGGCTATCTGCACAGTTGGAGCAGTAATTTGATTGGAGCCGGGGTTAAATTGATTCCCCTGGGGCAAACGAGCGGACAGCGGCTGATTCAGGAACTTCAGCCGGTTTTAGAGGCTTGTTGCCAGCGTCTCCTGAGTCTGGGGGATGAGGACTTATTCGCCTGTACTTGGGGGGCGAGTTTAGCCAGTATGCAGCATGAAACCCTGTACAGCCGTCTCTTTCGTAGTTAA
- a CDS encoding urease subunit beta, translated as MIPGELLPLEGEIELNADRPTLTITVANRGDRPIQVGSHFHFFEVNAALNFERDKTRGMRLNIPAGTAVRFEPGDEKEIELVSLTGTREIYGFNGLINGSLDEKPEKSKDKKKDKKDKKKKKKK; from the coding sequence ATGATTCCCGGAGAACTATTACCCCTAGAGGGTGAGATTGAACTCAACGCCGACCGCCCCACATTGACAATTACCGTCGCCAATCGGGGCGATCGCCCTATCCAAGTTGGCTCACATTTCCATTTCTTTGAAGTCAACGCCGCCCTCAATTTTGAGCGTGATAAAACCCGGGGAATGCGTCTCAACATTCCCGCCGGAACCGCCGTCCGCTTTGAACCGGGAGACGAGAAAGAGATAGAATTAGTCAGCCTCACCGGAACTCGCGAAATCTACGGATTCAACGGCTTGATTAACGGGTCCTTAGACGAAAAACCAGAGAAAAGCAAAGACAAGAAAAAAGACAAAAAAGACAAGAAGAAGAAAAAAAAGAAATAA
- the ureG gene encoding urease accessory protein UreG, whose translation MTPLRVGIAGPVGSGKTALVDALCKRLRGDLALAVVTNDIYTQEDAQFLVKSQALEGDRILGVETGGCPHTAIREDASLNLAAVEQLELKFNPLDILFVESGGDNLAATFSPELVDLTIYVIDVAAGDKIPRKGGPGITKSDLLVINKIDLAPYVGADLGIMERDAAKMRGERPFVFTNLKTQEGFDEVEGFVRSHLC comes from the coding sequence ATGACTCCTCTACGTGTTGGAATTGCGGGGCCGGTAGGTTCTGGGAAAACGGCCCTGGTGGATGCCCTCTGTAAGCGGTTGCGGGGGGATTTAGCCTTAGCGGTGGTCACCAATGATATCTATACTCAGGAAGATGCCCAATTTTTGGTCAAGTCTCAGGCCCTAGAGGGCGATCGCATTCTGGGAGTGGAAACCGGCGGCTGTCCCCATACGGCGATTCGCGAGGATGCGTCGTTGAACTTGGCGGCGGTTGAACAACTTGAACTCAAGTTCAACCCTTTGGATATCCTATTCGTCGAAAGTGGGGGGGACAATTTGGCGGCGACGTTTAGCCCCGAGTTAGTGGATTTGACGATTTATGTCATCGATGTCGCCGCTGGGGACAAGATTCCCCGCAAAGGCGGCCCCGGAATTACCAAATCGGACTTGTTGGTGATTAACAAAATTGACCTAGCCCCCTATGTTGGGGCAGACTTAGGGATTATGGAACGGGATGCGGCCAAAATGCGGGGAGAACGTCCCTTTGTCTTCACCAATCTCAAAACACAAGAGGGCTTTGATGAGGTTGAGGGGTTTGTGCGATCGCATCTCTGTTAA
- a CDS encoding DUF2232 domain-containing protein, with protein sequence MNRSQQSPLPMVETAFLASTASLIWLINYYFPLGPLLRIFFPVPMALVYLRWGKRASWMSALVAGLLLSVLMGPTRSILFVMPYGLQGVLLGVLWKRRASWEVAIALTGLLGAFGVFFRVWLVSLLLGEDLWVFFTVQMTQLLNWGFEKVGWLIQPSLTLVQVLSIVAILINSFVYVFVVHLGALVLLDRLGNPIPRPPQWIQQILALDSDDEAT encoded by the coding sequence ATGAATCGATCGCAACAGTCGCCGTTGCCGATGGTGGAGACGGCATTTTTGGCCAGTACGGCCAGTTTGATTTGGCTGATTAACTATTATTTCCCCCTTGGGCCTCTGTTGCGGATCTTTTTTCCGGTTCCTATGGCGTTGGTGTATTTACGCTGGGGCAAACGAGCTTCCTGGATGTCGGCGTTGGTGGCTGGGCTATTACTCTCGGTATTGATGGGCCCAACCCGCAGCATCTTGTTTGTGATGCCTTATGGCTTACAAGGAGTTCTGTTAGGGGTGCTGTGGAAACGACGGGCCAGTTGGGAGGTGGCGATCGCCCTGACGGGACTGTTGGGGGCGTTTGGGGTCTTTTTTCGGGTCTGGTTGGTTTCACTTCTGCTCGGGGAAGATTTATGGGTCTTTTTCACGGTTCAGATGACCCAGCTCCTGAATTGGGGCTTTGAGAAGGTGGGTTGGCTGATTCAACCGAGTTTAACCTTGGTTCAAGTTTTGTCGATTGTCGCGATTCTGATTAATAGTTTCGTCTATGTCTTTGTGGTTCATTTGGGGGCTTTGGTATTACTCGATCGCCTGGGAAATCCTATTCCTCGCCCTCCCCAATGGATTCAACAGATTTTAGCGTTGGACTCTGACGACGAGGCAACGTGA
- a CDS encoding extracellular solute-binding protein has product MITNAALSVSRRSLLTGAIALGVAQLLTGCQTASDQHLMVTFLRDAIPPPMLGEFRRVLEHRVNLDFSAEPQLEDLFEALVRWQHQEDDESENGSGWRPWGRSPQIPELTLLGHSWLPRAIEGGLLQPLDSQAWDNWGNLPQTPIPWRDLARQGDRLWGAPYRWGTTVIVYRKDRFDRLGWTPQDWSDLWREELRGRVALLDSPREVIGLTLKKLGHSYNHESPQDVPELFEELQALQEQLLFYSSTAFQQPLLRGDIWVAQGYSRDILAIPRYGRQLAAVVPQSGTALWADYWVRPARATVGRLSDRWIDFCWRPRIAEQLSLLGFAASPQVLGTAEADLPEALRTNPVLLPEGDRLQRSEFIELDLGEASLSQYRQIWEQLRGGGNRQ; this is encoded by the coding sequence ATGATCACGAATGCTGCTTTGTCTGTTAGTCGCCGCTCTCTCCTAACTGGTGCGATCGCCTTGGGAGTTGCCCAACTCCTGACGGGATGCCAAACTGCTTCAGACCAACATCTAATGGTTACGTTCCTCCGGGATGCCATTCCACCGCCGATGTTGGGAGAATTTCGCCGTGTTTTAGAACACCGGGTCAATTTAGACTTTTCGGCTGAGCCTCAGTTAGAGGATTTATTTGAGGCGTTGGTCCGTTGGCAGCATCAGGAGGATGATGAGAGTGAGAATGGGTCGGGATGGCGTCCCTGGGGGCGATCGCCGCAAATCCCTGAGTTGACCTTATTGGGCCACAGTTGGCTCCCGAGGGCGATTGAGGGGGGATTACTTCAGCCTCTGGATAGTCAAGCCTGGGACAACTGGGGGAATCTCCCACAAACCCCGATTCCTTGGCGGGACTTGGCTCGTCAGGGCGATCGCCTTTGGGGGGCTCCCTATCGCTGGGGAACCACCGTCATTGTCTATCGCAAGGATCGCTTTGACCGTTTAGGCTGGACTCCCCAAGATTGGTCAGATTTGTGGCGGGAGGAGTTACGGGGACGAGTGGCTCTCTTGGATAGTCCCCGGGAGGTGATTGGCTTAACTTTGAAAAAATTAGGTCATTCCTACAATCATGAGAGTCCTCAGGATGTGCCCGAGTTATTTGAGGAACTCCAGGCCCTTCAGGAACAACTGTTGTTTTATTCTTCAACAGCGTTTCAGCAGCCTTTACTTCGGGGAGATATTTGGGTCGCTCAGGGGTACTCACGGGATATCCTGGCGATTCCCCGATATGGCCGACAGTTAGCAGCGGTGGTCCCCCAATCTGGGACGGCTCTCTGGGCCGATTATTGGGTCCGTCCCGCTCGGGCAACGGTAGGCAGGTTAAGCGATCGCTGGATTGATTTTTGCTGGCGGCCCCGCATCGCTGAACAGCTCTCCCTATTAGGGTTTGCGGCTTCTCCCCAGGTTCTCGGAACGGCAGAAGCTGACCTCCCGGAGGCTCTACGGACTAATCCGGTTCTGCTCCCAGAGGGCGATCGGCTACAACGCAGTGAATTTATTGAGTTAGACCTAGGAGAAGCTAGTTTAAGTCAATATCGACAAATCTGGGAGCAGTTACGGGGGGGAGGCAATAGGCAATAG
- a CDS encoding class I SAM-dependent methyltransferase, with protein sequence MSLSSDPPHDDILAKEQAFHDRWAAGIDVDGIQVEDYFEACTAPENRFILKQLGNVQGKRLLDVGCGAGENSVYFGSRGAHCVASDYSPGMVEVALRLAEHNGVQVEGKVINAMDIDYPDNSFDIVYAANLLHHIPNPMIAIQEMHRVLKPGGKMCFWDPLRHNPVINVYRRMATDVRTDDETPLHINIVKEIEPLFSQTRYNTFWLATLWIFLQFYLIERVHPNEERYWKKIIKEQQRLKPLYTRLERGDRLLKKIPGMKRMAWNIAVVATK encoded by the coding sequence ATGTCTTTATCTTCAGACCCCCCACATGACGATATTCTCGCCAAAGAGCAAGCCTTTCACGATCGCTGGGCCGCCGGAATTGATGTGGATGGGATTCAGGTAGAGGACTACTTTGAAGCCTGTACTGCCCCGGAAAATCGCTTCATTCTCAAACAGTTGGGCAATGTTCAGGGCAAACGCCTTTTAGATGTGGGCTGTGGGGCCGGGGAAAACAGCGTTTATTTTGGCAGTCGCGGGGCCCATTGTGTCGCCAGTGACTACTCACCGGGAATGGTAGAGGTGGCCCTAAGGTTAGCGGAACATAATGGGGTTCAGGTGGAGGGCAAGGTTATCAACGCCATGGACATTGACTATCCGGATAATAGTTTTGATATTGTCTATGCTGCCAATCTCTTGCATCATATTCCCAATCCCATGATTGCGATTCAAGAGATGCACCGAGTTCTCAAACCCGGTGGAAAAATGTGTTTTTGGGACCCTCTTCGTCATAATCCGGTTATTAACGTCTATCGACGTATGGCAACGGATGTTCGCACGGACGATGAAACACCGCTGCACATCAACATTGTCAAAGAGATTGAACCCCTATTTTCTCAGACCCGTTATAATACCTTTTGGTTGGCCACTTTGTGGATTTTTCTTCAGTTCTATTTAATTGAACGAGTGCATCCTAATGAGGAGCGGTATTGGAAGAAGATTATTAAAGAACAGCAGCGATTGAAACCTCTTTATACTCGTCTGGAACGGGGCGATCGCCTTCTCAAAAAGATTCCTGGCATGAAGCGGATGGCTTGGAACATCGCCGTTGTTGCCACAAAATAA
- the ureC gene encoding urease subunit alpha, producing the protein MPYFMNRRAYAETFGPTVGDRLRLADTELIIEVERDLTTYGDEVKFGGGKVIRDGMGQSPISREDGAVDIVITNALILDWWGIVKADIGIKDGKICKIGKAGNPHIQDNVDIIIGPATEAIAAEGCIVTAGGVDSHIHFICPQQIETAIASGITTMIGGGTGPATGTNATTCTPGSWNIHRMLQAADGFPMNLGFMGKGNSSQKPGLIEQILAGVVGLKLHEDWGTTPAAIDTCLSVADEYDIQVAIHTDTLNEAGFVEDTIAAFKNRAIHTYHTEGAGGGHAPDIIKVCGVANVLPSSTNPTRPYTVNTLEEHLDMLMVCHHLDRNIPEDVAFAESRIRRETIAAEDILHDLGAFSIISSDSQAMGRVGENIIRTWQTAHKMKVQRGPLGGDCDRHDNLRAKRYVAKYTINPAIVHGISDYVGSIEEGKLADLCLWKPAMFGVKPELVVKGGMIAWAQMGDANASIPTPQPVHMRPMFASYGGAIAATSVTFVSQAAVEAEVGRQLGLQKPTLGVSNTREIRKGDLKLNNALPQIEVDPETYEVRADGELLTCEPAQVLPMAQRYFLF; encoded by the coding sequence ATGCCCTACTTCATGAATCGCCGCGCCTACGCTGAAACTTTTGGTCCTACCGTGGGCGATCGCCTCCGGTTAGCGGACACCGAGTTAATCATTGAAGTTGAACGAGACTTAACCACCTATGGCGATGAAGTCAAATTTGGCGGGGGAAAAGTGATTCGAGATGGAATGGGACAATCCCCCATTTCTCGCGAAGACGGGGCAGTGGATATCGTCATTACCAACGCTTTAATTCTCGATTGGTGGGGCATTGTCAAAGCCGATATTGGCATTAAAGACGGCAAAATTTGTAAAATTGGCAAAGCGGGAAATCCTCATATTCAGGATAACGTTGATATTATTATTGGTCCCGCCACTGAAGCCATCGCCGCTGAAGGTTGCATCGTCACCGCTGGGGGAGTTGATAGTCATATTCACTTTATTTGTCCGCAACAAATTGAAACGGCGATCGCCTCAGGAATCACGACGATGATTGGCGGTGGAACCGGCCCCGCCACCGGAACCAACGCCACCACCTGCACCCCCGGTTCCTGGAACATCCACCGAATGCTACAAGCCGCCGATGGGTTCCCGATGAATCTCGGCTTTATGGGAAAAGGAAACAGTTCCCAAAAACCGGGATTAATTGAACAAATTCTGGCCGGGGTTGTGGGATTAAAACTCCATGAAGACTGGGGAACCACTCCCGCCGCTATTGATACCTGTCTCAGCGTCGCTGACGAGTATGACATCCAGGTGGCGATTCACACCGATACCCTCAACGAAGCGGGGTTTGTGGAGGACACCATCGCCGCCTTCAAGAATCGGGCCATTCATACCTATCATACCGAGGGGGCTGGGGGCGGTCATGCCCCGGATATCATCAAAGTCTGTGGCGTGGCCAATGTTCTCCCCTCCTCGACGAATCCCACCCGGCCCTATACGGTGAATACCCTAGAAGAACATCTGGATATGTTGATGGTTTGTCACCACCTCGATCGCAACATTCCCGAAGATGTGGCCTTTGCCGAGTCCCGGATTCGCCGCGAAACCATTGCAGCGGAGGATATTTTGCATGATTTGGGGGCGTTTAGTATTATTTCTTCTGATTCCCAAGCTATGGGGCGTGTGGGAGAGAATATCATCCGAACCTGGCAGACGGCCCATAAGATGAAAGTGCAGCGGGGGCCGTTGGGGGGGGATTGCGATCGCCATGACAATTTGCGGGCCAAACGCTATGTGGCAAAGTATACGATTAACCCGGCGATCGTTCATGGGATTTCCGATTATGTGGGTTCGATTGAAGAAGGGAAATTGGCGGATTTATGTCTCTGGAAACCGGCGATGTTTGGGGTGAAGCCGGAGTTAGTGGTGAAAGGGGGGATGATTGCTTGGGCCCAGATGGGCGATGCGAACGCCAGTATTCCCACGCCGCAACCGGTTCATATGCGGCCCATGTTTGCGAGTTATGGGGGGGCGATCGCGGCTACGTCAGTCACGTTTGTTTCCCAAGCGGCGGTTGAGGCGGAGGTGGGCCGTCAACTGGGGTTACAGAAACCCACTCTAGGGGTATCGAACACTCGCGAGATCCGCAAGGGGGATTTGAAGTTAAATAATGCTTTACCCCAGATTGAGGTCGATCCAGAAACCTACGAGGTTCGGGCTGATGGGGAGTTATTAACCTGTGAACCGGCGCAAGTGTTACCCATGGCCCAACGGTATTTCTTGTTTTAA
- a CDS encoding Crp/Fnr family transcriptional regulator has protein sequence MEDRYHPREAHQNPELEKKLRATPFFAGLPERMVDDALAHVVTRTHPPNQVMLLENDWGSSVYFILEGWAKIRTYNIDGKEVTLNILGSGEIFGEMAALDEVPRSTDVITLAPTTIGNMPAQDFVHLVKTEPLAGIRLAQLMGRRLRQVNRRLRLRESDSTSRVADILLFLAEGQGTRDETGGMEIPNLPHRELSSLSGLARETVTRVLSKLEKKGLISRDREMIRIPDVYALERMLT, from the coding sequence ATGGAAGACCGGTATCACCCTCGTGAAGCACATCAAAATCCCGAACTCGAAAAGAAGCTCCGGGCAACTCCTTTCTTTGCGGGTTTACCTGAACGCATGGTTGACGATGCCCTTGCCCATGTGGTGACGCGGACTCATCCCCCGAACCAAGTTATGTTATTGGAAAATGACTGGGGGAGTTCTGTCTATTTCATCTTGGAAGGCTGGGCGAAAATTCGTACCTACAATATTGATGGCAAGGAAGTGACGCTGAATATCCTGGGGAGTGGTGAGATTTTTGGTGAAATGGCGGCGTTGGATGAAGTGCCCCGTTCCACGGATGTAATCACCCTGGCTCCAACCACCATTGGCAATATGCCAGCTCAGGATTTTGTCCATCTTGTCAAGACGGAACCCTTGGCGGGGATTCGTTTGGCTCAGTTAATGGGTCGTCGTTTGCGTCAGGTGAATCGCCGTTTACGGTTGCGGGAGTCGGATAGTACCTCCCGGGTGGCGGATATTTTGCTATTCCTGGCGGAAGGACAAGGAACTCGTGATGAAACTGGGGGTATGGAAATTCCCAACTTGCCCCATCGGGAGTTGAGTAGTCTCAGCGGCTTGGCCCGGGAGACGGTGACTCGGGTGTTGAGTAAGTTGGAGAAGAAAGGGTTAATTTCGCGCGATCGCGAGATGATTCGCATTCCTGATGTCTATGCTCTAGAACGAATGCTAACCTAG
- a CDS encoding c-type cytochrome, giving the protein MKTPALHFNVDRLIRQLSICTMVGLLLIGLSMFTIHQLQVSDPYIQEVLALDGDPEQGYAIFQMNCSGCHGDGSNGMVGPSLRDISAHKSRASLIRQVIKGDTPPMPQFQPSPQIMSDLLAYLETL; this is encoded by the coding sequence TTGAAAACGCCTGCTTTACACTTCAATGTCGATCGCCTAATCCGGCAACTCTCCATCTGCACCATGGTGGGGTTGCTCCTCATCGGCCTGTCGATGTTTACCATTCATCAGTTGCAGGTCTCTGACCCCTACATTCAAGAAGTATTAGCCCTCGACGGAGATCCAGAACAGGGTTACGCCATTTTCCAGATGAACTGTTCCGGCTGCCATGGAGATGGCTCCAACGGCATGGTGGGCCCGAGTTTGCGGGACATCTCAGCTCATAAGTCCCGGGCCAGCCTCATCCGTCAAGTCATCAAAGGGGACACACCACCGATGCCCCAGTTCCAACCCAGTCCCCAAATTATGTCAGATTTGTTGGCCTATTTGGAAACGCTTTAG
- the cobT gene encoding nicotinate mononucleotide-dependent phosphoribosyltransferase CobT, producing the protein MSWQSSSVRVYTEIARGQAWLDRYRAKSPLFACVFAFTETGILPGISAAGKTPADRRKTALADAEYLLTGGRTLPRYPLPPLTAGASPAVISRAVIEGLSLPLYLFDAGLPAAIPQPALLPPATGVERLPAVPARCLTTGAAMTAQQVQELFAAGLAWGDRLADQCDYAILGECVVGGTTTALAVLLALGIAAEGRVNSSYPLCNHQRKQEVVDEGLRRWRERGGDTGPFGILQGLGDPMQVVVAGLGLALSRQCGVLLAGGTQMLAVYALLRAIAREIDYPWRPEQMVVGTTRWVAEDPSGQTVELAKTLGDVSLLATQLSFRQARFPQLRAYEAGYVKEGVGAGGCAIAASLQGWTTSSLVAAIETGFSQLLG; encoded by the coding sequence GTGAGTTGGCAGTCTTCATCGGTTCGAGTGTATACGGAAATAGCTCGTGGTCAGGCCTGGCTTGACCGTTATCGGGCTAAGTCCCCTCTGTTTGCCTGTGTGTTTGCCTTTACGGAGACGGGAATTCTTCCGGGTATCTCGGCTGCGGGTAAAACGCCAGCGGATCGTCGTAAAACGGCTTTGGCTGATGCAGAATATCTACTCACGGGTGGTAGAACTCTCCCTCGCTATCCCTTGCCCCCCCTAACGGCCGGTGCGTCTCCGGCGGTCATCTCCCGAGCGGTGATTGAGGGACTGTCTCTGCCGCTCTATCTATTTGATGCCGGCCTACCGGCAGCGATTCCTCAGCCGGCTCTGTTACCCCCAGCTACAGGAGTCGAACGGCTCCCGGCGGTTCCGGCCCGCTGTCTAACGACGGGTGCGGCCATGACGGCTCAACAGGTGCAGGAGCTGTTTGCGGCGGGGTTGGCTTGGGGCGATCGCCTGGCTGACCAATGTGATTATGCCATCCTCGGTGAATGTGTGGTGGGGGGAACGACGACGGCCCTGGCGGTGTTGTTGGCCTTAGGAATTGCGGCGGAGGGACGGGTTAATAGTAGTTATCCTCTCTGCAACCACCAGCGGAAACAGGAGGTGGTGGATGAGGGATTACGCCGCTGGCGGGAACGAGGGGGCGATACGGGTCCGTTTGGGATTCTTCAGGGACTCGGTGACCCCATGCAAGTGGTGGTGGCGGGGTTGGGGTTGGCCCTGAGTCGTCAGTGTGGGGTCTTGTTGGCGGGGGGAACGCAAATGCTGGCGGTGTATGCTCTGTTGCGGGCGATCGCCCGGGAGATTGACTATCCTTGGCGGCCGGAGCAGATGGTTGTGGGGACAACCCGCTGGGTCGCGGAAGACCCCAGTGGTCAAACGGTTGAGCTGGCCAAGACGTTGGGAGATGTCTCGCTGTTAGCAACCCAATTGAGTTTTCGTCAGGCCCGATTTCCTCAGTTACGAGCCTATGAGGCTGGGTATGTCAAGGAAGGGGTTGGAGCCGGCGGTTGTGCGATCGCTGCGAGTTTACAAGGATGGACAACTTCCTCTCTCGTAGCGGCTATTGAAACCGGCTTTTCCCAGTTACTTGGTTAA
- a CDS encoding urease accessory protein UreD, translating to MTTLWQGQLKLTYAKRGQVTRVIDSYSQSPLKLQRSFHPDGQTCQSLILHTAGGIVGGDRLSQEITLHPQAEASLTTVSASKVYRSSGPQSQQTLTISLDHDAYLEYIPRESIIFDGARFQQQLRVDLGENAVWLGWELLRFGRTARGERFNSGDWRSQTHIYRNGVPLWIDRQQLAGGSPLLDASNGLNGQPVVGTLAWIGQPVSPEIVDKARHLWKMRDLEGEIALSCCQSGVICRYRGRSTQKASAAFLDLRQLLRHSKGDRPVTVPRVWSC from the coding sequence ATGACGACTCTCTGGCAAGGTCAACTCAAACTCACCTACGCCAAACGCGGCCAGGTGACTCGCGTGATTGATTCCTATAGCCAGTCTCCTCTGAAACTGCAACGGAGTTTCCATCCCGACGGCCAAACCTGTCAAAGTTTGATTCTCCATACCGCTGGGGGAATTGTCGGGGGCGATCGCCTCAGCCAAGAGATTACCCTCCATCCCCAAGCTGAAGCCAGTCTCACCACCGTCTCCGCCAGCAAAGTCTATCGCAGCAGCGGTCCCCAATCTCAACAAACCCTGACGATATCCCTAGATCACGATGCCTATTTGGAGTATATTCCCCGTGAAAGCATCATCTTTGATGGGGCTAGGTTTCAGCAGCAGTTGCGCGTGGACTTGGGGGAGAACGCCGTTTGGCTAGGCTGGGAGTTGTTACGGTTTGGGCGAACGGCCCGAGGCGAACGGTTCAACAGCGGTGATTGGCGATCGCAAACCCACATCTATCGAAACGGCGTTCCCCTCTGGATTGATCGCCAACAGCTTGCGGGGGGATCTCCCCTTCTCGATGCGTCGAATGGCTTAAACGGCCAGCCAGTAGTGGGAACCTTGGCCTGGATTGGCCAGCCAGTGTCCCCAGAGATTGTCGACAAAGCCCGTCATCTCTGGAAAATGCGAGACCTTGAGGGAGAAATCGCCCTATCCTGTTGCCAATCTGGGGTAATATGCCGATATCGGGGGCGATCGACCCAGAAAGCCAGTGCCGCCTTCCTCGATTTGCGGCAACTCCTGCGTCACTCCAAGGGCGATCGCCCCGTCACCGTTCCCCGTGTTTGGTCCTGTTAA
- a CDS encoding glycosyltransferase family 2 protein, whose amino-acid sequence MASPLYSLVIPIFNEEDNLPELVQRLTVVTEAVGQPYEVLFVDDGSGDRSLELLRHYHQQNPQFHYLSFARNFGHQVAVTGGLNFVTGKAVIVMDADLQDPPELIPELLEKWQQGYQVIYAQRIARHQDPWLKRLLAYSFYRVLRRLADVAIPTDSGDFCLMDKQVVDLLNSMPERNRYIRGLRAWVGFRQTSLQFKRDPRFAGDVKYTFRKSLSLAVDGIMSFSKVPLRFATYLGLLAAGIALLMVFAVLYWRLFYPESPLIGATIITIAIFFLGAVQLVCIGILGEYIGRIYEEVKGRPLYTIKEVSLNS is encoded by the coding sequence ATGGCTTCTCCTCTCTATTCCTTAGTCATTCCCATTTTTAACGAGGAAGACAATCTTCCTGAATTGGTGCAACGGTTAACGGTAGTGACAGAGGCGGTGGGGCAGCCCTATGAGGTGTTGTTTGTCGATGATGGCAGTGGCGATCGCAGTCTCGAACTTCTCCGTCATTACCATCAACAAAACCCCCAGTTTCACTATCTCAGTTTTGCCCGCAACTTTGGGCATCAAGTGGCGGTGACTGGGGGCTTGAATTTTGTGACGGGGAAGGCCGTCATCGTCATGGATGCTGATTTACAAGATCCACCTGAACTCATCCCCGAGTTACTGGAAAAATGGCAACAGGGCTATCAAGTCATTTATGCCCAACGCATCGCCCGTCATCAAGATCCTTGGCTAAAACGGCTGCTGGCCTATAGCTTTTATCGAGTCTTGCGGCGTTTAGCGGATGTGGCGATTCCCACAGATTCGGGAGATTTCTGTTTAATGGATAAACAGGTGGTGGATTTACTCAATTCGATGCCCGAACGCAACCGTTATATTCGCGGTTTACGGGCCTGGGTGGGCTTTCGTCAAACCTCACTTCAGTTTAAGCGAGATCCTCGCTTTGCTGGAGATGTAAAATATACCTTTCGTAAGTCTCTCTCTTTGGCGGTTGATGGGATTATGTCTTTTTCTAAGGTTCCCCTACGCTTCGCTACCTATCTGGGCCTCCTAGCTGCTGGAATTGCCCTACTGATGGTGTTTGCGGTTCTCTATTGGCGGTTGTTTTATCCCGAATCACCTCTGATTGGGGCCACCATTATTACCATTGCGATTTTCTTTTTAGGGGCTGTTCAATTAGTCTGTATTGGTATTCTAGGGGAGTATATTGGGCGTATTTACGAAGAAGTGAAAGGACGCCCCCTATATACCATCAAGGAAGTTTCCCTGAACTCCTGA